A portion of the Bacillus thuringiensis genome contains these proteins:
- a CDS encoding APC family permease: MHHDEKNKIGLTVALSIVVGTIIGSGVFMKPGSVLDYSGSSNMAILAWVIGGLLTLASGLTVAEIGAQIPKNGGLYTYLEEIYGSFWGYLSGWMQTIVYGPAIIGTLGLYFSSLMINFFYLDKVWNLPIAIGTVVFLGFVNSMGTKYGGIVQTITTIGKMIPIVLIVVLGFWKGNSDIFNVVVPISENQSIGMAILATLFAYDGWILLASIGGEMKNPTKLLPKAMTVGILIVTAAYVLINLALLNVLPAAKIVDLGENATATAAGMLLGEYGGKIISIGIIVSIFGCLNGKILTFPRIPMSMAERGQLPFSKFIAKESPRFKTPANAITVEIILGIILMIISDPNKLSEISVFIIYIFYVMTFIGVFILRKRNKNKERAYSVPLFPIVPIVAILGSFFVIGSAIINDPVSCFLSIGIVFTGLPVYWYLNKKKETE, from the coding sequence ATGCATCATGATGAGAAGAACAAAATTGGTTTAACAGTAGCACTTTCTATCGTAGTAGGAACGATTATCGGGTCTGGTGTATTTATGAAACCAGGAAGCGTATTAGATTACTCAGGGAGTTCTAATATGGCCATTCTTGCTTGGGTAATTGGTGGTCTGTTGACGTTAGCGAGTGGTTTAACAGTAGCTGAAATTGGAGCGCAAATCCCGAAAAATGGTGGGTTGTATACGTATTTAGAGGAGATTTACGGAAGTTTTTGGGGATATTTATCAGGCTGGATGCAAACAATTGTTTATGGACCAGCTATTATCGGAACATTAGGTTTATACTTTAGTTCTTTAATGATTAATTTTTTCTATTTAGATAAAGTGTGGAATTTACCAATCGCAATCGGAACAGTTGTGTTCCTTGGCTTTGTAAATAGTATGGGAACAAAATACGGAGGTATCGTTCAAACAATCACGACAATTGGGAAAATGATTCCGATTGTATTAATTGTCGTGTTAGGTTTTTGGAAAGGAAACAGTGATATTTTTAACGTAGTAGTGCCGATATCAGAAAATCAAAGTATCGGTATGGCAATTTTAGCAACGTTATTTGCTTATGACGGCTGGATTTTACTTGCTTCGATTGGTGGAGAAATGAAGAATCCAACAAAGTTATTACCGAAAGCAATGACAGTTGGGATTTTAATCGTAACAGCTGCTTACGTATTAATTAACTTGGCGTTATTAAATGTATTACCAGCAGCGAAAATTGTAGACCTTGGAGAAAATGCAACAGCGACAGCTGCGGGCATGTTACTTGGAGAATATGGCGGGAAAATTATTAGTATCGGTATTATCGTTTCTATTTTCGGCTGTTTAAATGGAAAAATTTTAACGTTCCCACGTATTCCAATGTCTATGGCAGAGCGTGGACAACTTCCATTTTCTAAGTTTATTGCAAAGGAAAGTCCGAGATTTAAAACACCAGCAAATGCGATTACTGTTGAAATCATTTTAGGAATTATTTTAATGATTATTAGTGATCCGAATAAGCTATCTGAGATTTCCGTATTCATTATTTATATTTTCTACGTAATGACGTTTATTGGTGTCTTCATCTTAAGAAAACGTAATAAGAATAAAGAGCGTGCATATAGTGTACCGTTATTCCCAATCGTACCAATCGTAGCGATTTTAGGTTCGTTCTTTGTAATCGGTAGTGCGATTATTAACGATCCAGTAAGTTGTTTCTTATCAATTGGAATTGTCTTTACTGGACTGCCGGTGTATTGGTACTTGAATAAGAAGAAAGAAACAGAATGA